In Mastacembelus armatus chromosome 5, fMasArm1.2, whole genome shotgun sequence, a single genomic region encodes these proteins:
- the LOC113130579 gene encoding phosphatidylinositol 5-phosphate 4-kinase type-2 gamma-like encodes MSSPSGTSNPLSALAPKWKTKKKHFVQQKVEVFRGSDPVLSVLMWGVNHSVNDLSQVPVPVMLLPDDFKASTKIKVSNHLFNKENLPGQFKFKEYCPQVFRNLRERFGIEDQDYQVSLARSPPLKDEEGQCVGLLLTSYDHTLVVKEISSEEVEEMHNILSEYHQHIVTCHGSTLLPQFLAMYRVTVESEDTYLLVMRNMFSHRLHVHRKYDLKGSLLSREASFKEKVKELPTYKDVDFRNNMQRVYVSAEEKEKIMDKLHRDIEFLVRMRIMDYSLLLGIHDVERDEKEEEEEEEMESSHDEEEADENSLAPVPGSTSPEGIAGYTNSFKPMGPGEFDPYVDVYAIQSTVGAPRREVYFMGLIDVLTQYDTKKKAAHAAKAVKHGAGAEISTVHPEQYAKRFREFINKIFG; translated from the exons ATGTCTTCTCCCAGTGGCACCTCCAATCCCCTGAGCGCCCTGGCGCCCAAATGGAAAACCAAGAAGAAACACTTCGTGCAGCAGAAAGTGGAGGTTTTCCGCGGCAGTGACCCGGTGCTGAGCGTGCTGATGTGGGGAGTCAATCACTCG GTTAATGACCTGAGCCAGGTGCCGGTGCCTGTCATGCTGCTCCCTGACGACTTCAAAGCCAGCACCAAGATCAAAGTCAGCAACCACCTCTTCAACAA GGAGAATCTTCCTGGACAGTTCAAATTCAAAGAGTACTGTCCACAGGTCTTCAGAAACCTGCGAGAGCGCTTTGGCATTGAGGACCAAGATTACCAG GTGTCTCTGGCTCGCAGTCCTCCACTCAAAGACGAGGAGGGCCAGTGTGTGGGGCTCCTGCTGACATCATACGACCACACTTTGGTAGTAAAAGAAATCTCCAGCGAGGAGGTGGAGGAAATGCACAACATCCTCTCTGAGTATCACCAG CATATTGTCACCTGTCACGGCAGCACGCTGCTCCCTCAGTTCTTGGCCATGTACAGGGTCACTGTGGAGAGCGAGGACACCTACCTGTTGGTGATGAGGAACATGTTCAGCCACAGACTGCACGTACACAGAAAATACGACCTCAAG GGGTCCCTGTTGTCTCGTGAAGCAAGTTTTAAGGAGAAG GTGAAAGAGTTACCGACTTATAAGGACGTAGATTTCAGGAATAACATGCAGAGAGTTTATGTGAGTgctgaggagaaggagaagatcATGGACAAGCTCCATAGAGATATTGAG TTCCTTGTGCGAATGAGGATCATGGACTACAGCTTGCTCCTGGGCATCCATGATGTTGAGCGGgatgaaaaggaggaggaagaggaggaggagatggagtcATCCCACGATGAGGAAGAAGCTGATGAAAACAGTCTGGCTCCTGTCCCAGGCTCCACCTCACCTGAGGGTATCGCTGGCTACACAAACTCATTCAAACCGATGGGTCCCGGGGAGTTCGACCCATATGTGGATGTGTATGCTATTCAGAGCACTGTAG GTGCACCCCGGAGGGAGGTATATTTTATGGGCCTGATTGACGTGCTGACTCAGTACGACACCAAGAAGAAAGCTGCTCATGCTGCCAAGGCTGTCAAACACGGG gcAGGAGCTGAAATCTCCACAGTTCATCCAGAGCAGTACGCTAAACGTTTCAGAGAGTTCATCAATAAGATCTTTGGCTAG
- the LOC113129935 gene encoding LOW QUALITY PROTEIN: LIM domain and actin-binding protein 1-like (The sequence of the model RefSeq protein was modified relative to this genomic sequence to represent the inferred CDS: substituted 1 base at 1 genomic stop codon) codes for MESGPFSRRSWATQSLRITAKELSLVSGRGRNNAIAERFSKYQKAAEEASAEKKKSSVESATPSLRSGNLSALKKRWEQTEKFDRNKASSIQPSSQASARCRPAALNRPPSISENPPPLQSPDLLTAQEAKKTVASSVPQPSAAPKAPKAEKQGGMDSVELTHNEKPENLEAQVPTSPCASYEKPKVPLNNLKMKFEKGENKMDKGGRTTLHSSSSEDKDPHCGASVLESSPLKEKMAKYXAAVSKHGTTRPSVDPEVPAPKTSAPALQKPVSECNGESSEPSKASRKFCAPVRETCVACLKTVYPLERLVAHQHVFHKNCFCCVHCNTKLSLGNYASLHGNIYCKPHFNQLFKAKGNYDEGFGHRPHKQLWEPRADEEEGEEAEKPQEPEEPLAATRPAEIISDKQPSSSVETSPQVKVKDVSAIKETDAETRATSGDKHQSTERPAEKRRLRIAWPPPAGEGRSGTAARSPVACSPVARSPVARSPVTEGVPSSRPWRSKWPPDGEVPSSYQSSERAELKSLRRSSSLKERSRPFTVAVRPSPQSSMGPREPRRPLKSLLDWRASFEEKNPSEESKKENKPDLQQVKRQEKKEQKSQQILNEDAASGGETISGKNLAKQEEETEKQVHRRNVSATADKKTVEEGPVRNSSCPPLQPKQNQDVGFCAEYKEGSDAEELSPEEIIKRNRYYGDTEDDSDS; via the exons ATGGAAAGTGGTCCATTCAGTCGAAGGTCCTGGGCGACTCAGTCCCTGCGGATCACTGCAAAGGAGCTGTCTCTGGTCAGCGGCCGAGGGAGAAACAATGCCATAGCTGAACGCTTTTCCAA GTACCAGAAAGCTGCTGAGGAGGCCagtgcagagaagaaaaaaagt TCTGTCGAGAGTGCAACACCCTCGTTGCGTTCAGGCAATCTAAGTGCTCTGAAGAAACGCTGGGAGCAAACAGAGAAGTTTGACCGCAACAAAGCTTCTTCCATCCAACCTTCTAGCCAGGCCAGTGCTCGCTGCAGGCCCGCTGCCCTGAACAGGCCTCCTTCTATCAGTGAAAACCCCCCACCCCTACAGAGCCCTGACCTGCTGACTGCTCAGGAAGCCAAGAAGACTGTAGCCAGTTCTGTCCCGCAGCCCTCAGCAGCCCCCAAAGCACccaaagctgaaaaacaaggaGGGATGGACAGTGTTGAGTTGACACACaatgaaaaacctgaaaatcTTGAAGCCCAAGTTCCAACCAGCCCCTGTGCCTCTTACGAAAAACCCAAAGTGCCACTGAACAACCTGAAGATGAAATTTGAGAAGGGTGAGAACAAGATGGACAAG GGTGGTAGGACAACACTTCACAGTTCTTCATCAGAGGACAAGGACCCACATTGCG GTGCGTCTGTGCTGGAGTCATCACCCCTGAAGGAGAAAATGGCCAAGTACTAGGCTGCTGTTTCTAAACATGGCACCACACGACCC aGTGTGGACCCAGAGGTGCCTGCTCCAAAAACATCTGCACCTGCACTTCAGAAACCAGTGTCTGAGTGCAATG GTGAGAGCAGTGAGCCATCCAAAGCATCCAGG AAATTCTGTGCACCGGTGAGGGAGACGTGCGTTGCCTGTCTGAAGACAGTGTACCCGCTGGAGAGACTGGTGGCTCATCAGCACGTCTTCCACAAGAACTGCTTCTGTTGTGTTCACTGCAACACAAAGCTCAG TCTTGGAAACTATGCCTCTCTGCATGGTAACATCTACTGCAAGCCCCATTTCAATCAGCTGTTTAAAGCCAAAGGCAACTATGATGAGGGTTTTGGCCATCGGCCCCACAAGCAGCTGTGGGAGCCCCGAGCCGATGAAGAAGAAGGTGAAGAAGCAGAGAAGCCACAAGAACCAGAGGAACCATTAGCAGCGACACGTCCGGCTGAGATCATCTCAGACAAACAGCCGAGCTCATCTGTGGAAACATCCCCGCAGGTAAAGGTTAAAGACGTGAGTGCGATAAAGGAAACAGATGCAGAGACACGTGCCACCTCAGGTGACAAACATCAGTCTACAGAGAGGCCAGCTGAGAAACGCAGGCTGAGGATTGCCTGGCCTCCTCCGGCTGGTGAGGGCCGCTCTGGGACAGCAGCACGTAGTCCAGTAGCATGTAGTCCAGTAGCGCGTAGTCCAGTAGCACGTAGTCCAGTCACAGAGGGGGTTCCGTCAAGCCGACCATGGAGATCCAAGTGGCCCCCAGACGGAGAGGTCCCATCATCCTACCAGAGCTCAGAGCGGGCTGAACTGAAGAGCCTGAGGAGGAGTTCGTCTCTGAAGGAGCGCAGTCGACCTTTTACTGTTGCAGTAAGGCCCAGCCCACAGAGCAGCATGGGTCCCAGGGAGCCTCGTCGCCCTCTGAAGTCCCTGCTGGACTGGAGGGCATCATTTGAGGAAAAAAACCCCTCTGAAgaatcaaagaaagaaaacaagccaGATCTCCAGCAGGTGAAACGGcaggaaaagaaagagcagaagtCGCAGCAGATACTAAACGAAGATGCAGCAAGTGGAGGTGAGACCATCTCGGGGAAGAACTTAGCGAAGCAggaggaagaaacagaaaagcaagtACACAGAAGAAATGTCTCAGCAACAGCCGACAAGAAGACAGTGGAAGAAGGCCCTGTGAGAAATAGCTCCTGTCCACCTTTGCAGCCAAAACAGAACCAGGATGTGGGCTTCTGTGCAGAGTACAAAGAAGGAAGCGACGCTGAGGAGCTGAGTCCAGAGGAGATCATCAAGAGGAACCGTTATTACGGGGACACAGAGGACGACTCTGACTCATAA
- the LOC113130541 gene encoding insulin-like growth factor-binding protein 5 produces the protein MLLYLNILVLLLLQLAPSSSVPLTTLPRGCPTCEGKPSQTQPSVNLNATTLAAGESCGVYTPSCAHGLRCAPPQDEPRPLRALLEGRGVCSNSSSDSPTEASHTVDSEPTEDPREAPCRKLLTTLINVLDAHLFKSNHDIYMPNCDKHGFFRKKQCWSSRGKQRGKCWCVDKNGMPVSSNTRQTGSLSC, from the exons ATGCTTCTGTATTTAAACATCCTGGTGCTGCTCCTCCTGCAGTTGGCTCCGTCAAGCTCAGTGCCACTGACCACACTGCCCAGAGGATGTCCCACCTGTGAAGGAAAGCCCTCACAGACTCAGCCATCTGTCAATTTAAATGCGACCACTCTAGCTGCTGGAGAATCATGTGGTGTCTACACTCCGAGCTGCGCCCATGGTCTGCGTTGTGCACCTCCACAGGATGAGCCAAGGCCCCTCCGTGCTCTGCTGGAAGGCAGAGGAGTCTGCAGCAATTCCAGCAGTGACAGCCCAACTGAAGCCAGCCACACTGTAG ATTCAGAACCTACTGAGGATCCAAGAGAG GCTCCATGTCGTAAACTGCTAACTACACTCATCAATGTCCTTGATGCCCATTTATTCAAATCAAATCACGATATCTACATGCCCAACTGTGACAAGCATGGCTTCTTCAGAAAGAAGCAG TGTTGGTCATCTCGAGGAAAGCAGCGTGGTAAATGTTGGTGCGTGGACAAGAACGGCATGCCAGTCTCTTCAAACaccagacagacaggcagcctGAGTTGCTAA
- the LOC113129933 gene encoding SPRY domain-containing protein 3-like, producing the protein MDDINLHYRFLNWRRRIREIREVRAVRHRERLKRMLRDGDVLRYHGNSDEVGCFVAARPLSRRNRYFEVTIIDTGVRGMIAVGLVPQFYKLDHQPGWLPHSVAFHADDGKLYNGNTIGQQFGPKCCRGDRIGCGISLDSDDGQLTVFFTKNGKDVGSVELPASPDALYPAVGMHSLGEEVLLDLNAEWEMDEEDGEMIVDSHEEDWSRLHDVSVAGTLLEYVGKGKSIMDVGLAQARRPINTRFHYYELEITDAGEKCYIALGLARRDYPKNRHPGWSRGSIAYHADDGKLFHGSGVGEPFGPRCFEGDIMGCGIMFPRDFNLDGGDDVDDWDFDESSKPSEVQNDLYANNEDEEEEEGEDLEGKKVTVFFTRNGKVVGRREVALPVGGFYPTIGMMSTGEKVRVDLHPLSG; encoded by the exons ATGGACGACATAAACCTTCATTACCGCTTTCTGAACTGGCGAAGGCGAATCCGAGAAATTCGTGAGGTGCGAGCAGTGCGGCACAGGGAGCGGCTCAAGAGGATGCTTAGAGATGGAGATGTACTCAG GTATCACGGAAATTCAGATGAAGTTGGCTGTTTTGTAGCAGCCAGGCCTTTGTCAAGAAGAAATCGCTATTTTGAA GTGACCATTATTGATACGGGAGTGAGGGGGATGATCGCTGTTGGTTTAGTGCCTCAGTTCTACAAACTGGACCATCAGCCTGGCTGGCTCCCACATTCTGTGGCCTTTCATGCCGATGATGGCAA GCTGTATAATGGCAACACTATAGGACAGCAGTTTGGCCCAAAATGCTGCAGAGGTGACAGAATTGGCTGTGGAATATCCCTGGACTCTGATGATGGACAGTTAACAGTGTTTTTTACCAAGAACGGTAAAGAT GTTGGCAGTGTGGAACTCCCAGCATCCCCTGATGCTCTCTACCCTGCCGTGGGAATGCACTCGTTGGGGGAAGAAGTGCTGCTGGACCTGAATGCTGAATGGGAGATGGACGAGGAAGATGGGGAGATGATAGTGGACAGTCATGAAGAGGACTGGAGCCGTCTCCATGATGTCAGTGTTGCCGGCACA CTTCTAGAGTACGTAGGGAAAGGGAAGAGCATCATGGATGTGGGTTTGGCTCAGGCTCGTCGCCCCATCAACACACGCTTCCACTACTATGAACTGGAGATCACCGATGCTGGAGAGAAATGCTACATCGCCCTGGGGCTGGCACGCAGG GACTACCCTAAAAACAGACATCCAGGTTGGAGCAGAGGCTCCATAGCCTATCATGCAG ATGATGGAAAGTTGTTCCATGGCAGCGGGGTCGGGGAGCCATTTGGACCACGCTGCTTTGAGGGTGACATTATGGGTTGTGGGATTATGTTTCCACGGGACTTTAACCTTGATGGCGGAG ATGATGTCGATGACTGGGACTTCGACGAGTCTTCAAAGCCCAGCGAGGTTCAAAATGATCTGTATGCAAAtaatgaagatgaggaggaggaagagggagaagaTTTGGAGGGGAAGAAGGTCACG GTGTTCTTCACCCGAAATGGAAAAGTGGTGGGCAGGAGGGAAGTGGCCTTGCCGGTTGGAGGCTTCTACCCCACAATTGGCATGATGAGCACTGGGGAGAAAGTCAGGGTGGACCTGCACCCCCTCAGCGGCTGA